One Streptomyces hundungensis DNA segment encodes these proteins:
- a CDS encoding GntR family transcriptional regulator, with protein sequence MTLKIVIDPGATTAPYEQLRAQIADRARSGKLPVGFKLPTVRGLAEDLGLAANTVAKAYRALEADGVIETRGRNGTFIAAAGDASERLAAAAAATYAGEARRLGLSREAARTAIEEALRAAYDK encoded by the coding sequence GTGACCCTGAAGATCGTGATCGACCCGGGCGCGACCACCGCGCCGTACGAGCAACTGCGCGCCCAGATCGCCGACCGGGCCCGCTCCGGGAAGCTGCCGGTGGGCTTCAAGCTGCCCACGGTCCGCGGCCTCGCCGAGGACCTCGGCCTGGCCGCGAACACGGTGGCCAAGGCCTACCGGGCCCTGGAGGCGGACGGGGTCATCGAGACCCGGGGCCGCAACGGGACGTTCATCGCGGCGGCGGGGGACGCGTCGGAGCGTCTCGCCGCGGCCGCCGCCGCCACCTACGCGGGGGAGGCCCGCAGGCTCGGCCTGAGCCGCGAAGCGGCCCGCACCGCGATCGAGGAAGCGCTACGGGCGGCATACGACAAGTAG
- a CDS encoding SGNH/GDSL hydrolase family protein, which produces MKLSRIAAYAWALVLTVALSLTGAGVAAAATQAAGSHYVALGDSYSSGVGAGSYDSASGSCKRSTKAYPALWAAAHSPASFNFTACSGARTSDVTSSQLGPLSSTTDLVSISIGGNDAGFSDVMTSCVLYSESTCLSKVAAARAYVDSTLPGLLDSVYSAIRSKAPNAHVVVIGYPHFYKIGGSCIAGLSDTSRSAINGAADELNTVTAKRAADHGYSFAEVVSGFTGHEICTSSPWLNSVVWTNIGESYHPTAAGQSGAYLPAFTRAA; this is translated from the coding sequence ATGAAACTGTCCCGAATCGCGGCTTATGCATGGGCGCTCGTGCTGACGGTCGCGCTTTCCCTCACCGGGGCCGGCGTGGCGGCTGCGGCAACCCAGGCGGCCGGATCCCACTACGTGGCGCTCGGCGACTCGTACTCCTCCGGCGTCGGAGCCGGAAGCTACGACAGCGCGAGCGGCAGCTGCAAGCGCTCCACGAAGGCCTACCCGGCCCTGTGGGCGGCGGCGCACTCACCCGCCTCGTTCAACTTCACCGCGTGTTCCGGCGCTCGTACGAGTGATGTGACGTCGAGCCAGCTCGGCCCGCTCAGCTCGACCACCGACCTCGTCTCGATCAGCATCGGAGGCAACGACGCCGGCTTCTCGGACGTCATGACCAGCTGCGTCCTGTACTCGGAGTCCACCTGCCTCAGCAAGGTGGCGGCGGCCCGCGCCTACGTCGACTCGACGCTGCCCGGACTGCTCGACTCGGTGTACTCGGCGATCAGATCCAAGGCCCCCAACGCCCATGTCGTCGTCATCGGCTACCCGCACTTCTACAAGATCGGCGGCAGCTGCATCGCGGGCCTGAGCGACACGTCCCGTTCGGCGATCAACGGCGCCGCCGACGAGCTCAACACGGTGACCGCCAAGCGCGCGGCCGACCACGGCTACAGCTTCGCCGAGGTCGTCTCGGGCTTCACCGGACACGAGATCTGCACCAGCAGCCCGTGGCTGAACAGCGTCGTGTGGACCAACATCGGCGAGTCCTACCACCCCACCGCCGCCGGCCAGTCCGGCGCCTACCTGCCCGCCTTCACCCGCGCGGCCTGA
- a CDS encoding lytic polysaccharide monooxygenase auxiliary activity family 9 protein has translation MTFPHLSTASEQRVPRRRGAAAVAVAAVGLAPLALTGLAAGPAAAHGSMTDPVSRVSACYAEGPESPKSAACKAAVAAGGAQALYDWNGVNMANAAGKSKQIIPDGKLCSGGNDKYRGLDLPRADWPATTLSAGEHTFRYKGTAPHKGSFALYITKAGYDPSKPLKWSDLEATPFAEVADPPMRGGDYVFEGKIPARSGRHLIYSIWQRSDSPEAFYTCSDVVFGKDGGAGAPAPKASAPTDQEIADGAAKSTVQHHHGAATPGTRPSSAPAANAAAPGNRPAPDEAAAATPVGPPGGAATADTTGTRNLAETGGDGSTSYLAIGGAGAIALGAAALFATLRRKSLAAGRHSR, from the coding sequence ATGACCTTCCCCCACCTCTCCACCGCGTCCGAGCAGCGGGTGCCGCGTCGGCGCGGGGCCGCCGCCGTCGCCGTCGCCGCCGTGGGGTTGGCGCCGCTCGCCCTGACGGGTCTCGCGGCCGGGCCCGCCGCGGCTCACGGCTCCATGACGGACCCGGTGAGCCGGGTCTCGGCCTGTTACGCGGAGGGCCCCGAGAGCCCCAAGTCGGCCGCGTGCAAGGCGGCGGTGGCGGCCGGCGGGGCGCAGGCCCTCTACGACTGGAACGGGGTGAACATGGCCAACGCCGCGGGAAAGTCGAAGCAGATCATCCCCGACGGCAAGCTGTGCAGCGGAGGCAACGACAAGTACCGGGGCCTCGACCTGCCGCGCGCGGACTGGCCGGCCACCACGCTCTCGGCGGGCGAGCACACCTTCCGCTACAAGGGGACGGCGCCGCACAAGGGGTCGTTCGCGCTGTACATCACCAAGGCCGGCTACGACCCGTCGAAGCCGCTCAAGTGGTCGGACCTGGAGGCGACCCCGTTCGCCGAGGTGGCCGACCCGCCGATGCGGGGCGGCGACTACGTCTTCGAAGGGAAGATCCCGGCTCGTTCGGGCCGCCATCTGATCTATTCGATCTGGCAGCGCTCCGACAGCCCCGAGGCCTTCTACACCTGCTCCGACGTGGTGTTCGGCAAGGACGGCGGCGCGGGCGCGCCCGCGCCGAAGGCGTCCGCGCCCACCGACCAGGAGATCGCGGACGGCGCGGCCAAGTCGACGGTCCAGCACCACCACGGCGCCGCGACGCCGGGCACCCGGCCGAGTTCCGCCCCGGCGGCGAACGCCGCGGCCCCGGGCAACCGGCCGGCGCCGGACGAGGCCGCGGCGGCCACCCCGGTCGGCCCGCCCGGCGGCGCCGCCACCGCGGACACGACCGGCACCCGCAACCTCGCGGAGACCGGCGGCGACGGCAGCACCTCCTATCTCGCCATCGGCGGCGCGGGGGCGATCGCGCTGGGCGCGGCGGCGCTGTTCGCGACGCTCCGCCGCAAGAGCCTGGCGGCCGGCCGGCACAGCCGCTGA
- a CDS encoding CaiB/BaiF CoA transferase family protein yields MSTQPLPLEGITVVAVEQAVAAPFATRQLADLGARVLKVERPDGGDFARGYDTAARGLASHFVWCNRGKESVALDLKDPRGLDIAHRLIADADVFVQNLAQGAAARLGLDAASLCAAHPRLVAVDISGYGAEGPYAHKRAYDMLVQCEAGLVSVTGTPEQPVKAGIPAADIAAAMYAFSGVLAALVRRGTTGRGGPVEISMLEALTEWLGHPLHHAMHGGTEPARTGVAHAVIAPYDAYATADGGQVLLSVQNDREWRRLAELVLARPELAHDAAFATNAARVAHRAGTDEAVAKVLAGLTAAEAVGRLESAGIACARLNTVDDVAAHPQLAARDRWREVESPVGKLRALLPPINLGGSQEARMGAVPALGEHTGTTLRALGMTDEQVAELRRDGVIA; encoded by the coding sequence ATGAGCACTCAGCCGCTGCCTCTCGAAGGCATCACCGTCGTCGCCGTCGAACAGGCCGTCGCCGCACCGTTCGCGACCCGTCAGCTCGCCGATCTGGGGGCCCGCGTCCTCAAGGTGGAGCGCCCCGACGGCGGCGACTTCGCGCGTGGCTACGACACCGCGGCCCGCGGCCTCGCCTCGCACTTCGTGTGGTGCAACCGGGGCAAGGAGTCGGTCGCGCTGGACCTGAAGGACCCGCGCGGCCTGGACATCGCGCACCGCCTGATCGCGGACGCCGACGTGTTTGTGCAGAACCTGGCGCAGGGCGCCGCGGCCCGGCTCGGCCTGGACGCGGCGTCGCTGTGTGCGGCGCACCCGCGGCTCGTGGCCGTCGACATATCGGGGTACGGGGCCGAGGGGCCGTACGCGCACAAGCGGGCCTACGACATGCTGGTGCAGTGCGAGGCGGGTCTGGTGTCGGTCACCGGGACCCCCGAGCAGCCCGTCAAGGCGGGGATCCCGGCCGCCGACATCGCGGCCGCCATGTACGCCTTCTCGGGCGTGCTCGCGGCCCTGGTGCGGCGCGGCACGACGGGGCGCGGCGGCCCGGTGGAGATCTCGATGCTGGAGGCGCTCACGGAGTGGCTCGGGCATCCCCTGCACCATGCGATGCACGGGGGCACCGAACCGGCGCGCACCGGTGTCGCGCACGCCGTCATCGCCCCCTACGACGCCTATGCCACGGCGGACGGCGGTCAGGTGCTGCTCTCGGTGCAGAACGACAGGGAGTGGCGCCGCCTCGCCGAACTCGTCCTGGCGCGGCCGGAGTTGGCGCACGACGCGGCCTTCGCCACCAATGCGGCACGGGTCGCGCACCGGGCCGGCACGGACGAGGCGGTGGCGAAAGTGCTGGCCGGACTCACGGCCGCCGAAGCGGTCGGCCGTCTCGAGTCGGCGGGCATCGCCTGCGCCCGCCTGAACACGGTCGACGACGTCGCCGCTCATCCGCAACTGGCGGCACGGGACCGCTGGCGGGAGGTGGAGTCACCGGTCGGAAAGCTGCGGGCGCTGCTGCCGCCCATCAATCTGGGCGGCAGTCAGGAGGCACGGATGGGTGCGGTGCCCGCGCTCGGCGAACACACCGGCACAACGCTGCGGGCCCTGGGAATGACGGACGAGCAGGTGGCAGAGTTGCGCCGGGACGGCGTGATCGCCTGA
- a CDS encoding esterase/lipase family protein: protein MLPWKRVLRPLSALLLAAAASLAPATAAHAQSAPSSGWNNYSCRPSAAHPRPVVLVHGTFGNGTDNWLALAPYLVDRGYCVFSLDYGQLPGVPLFDGLGPIDKSAGQLATFVDTVLAATGTAKADLVGHSQGGMMPRWYLKFLGGAAKVNALVGIAPDNHGTTLDGLTRLLPYFPGAQDLLTLATPGLADQIAGSPFVTKLNQGGDTVPGVHYTVIASTYDEVVTPYRSQFLSGPDVNNVLIQDKCALDLSEHVAIGLTDRVAYHEVANALDPAHATPTTCASVVG, encoded by the coding sequence ATGCTGCCCTGGAAACGTGTGCTCAGACCGCTGTCGGCGCTCCTGCTGGCCGCCGCGGCCTCGCTCGCCCCGGCCACCGCCGCGCACGCCCAGTCCGCGCCGAGCAGTGGCTGGAACAACTACTCCTGCCGACCCTCCGCCGCCCACCCCCGGCCCGTCGTCCTCGTACACGGCACCTTCGGCAACGGCACCGACAACTGGCTGGCCCTCGCGCCGTATCTGGTCGACCGCGGATACTGCGTCTTCTCCCTCGACTACGGCCAACTCCCCGGCGTCCCCCTCTTCGACGGCCTCGGCCCCATCGACAAGTCGGCCGGCCAGCTCGCCACCTTCGTCGACACGGTGCTCGCCGCCACCGGCACCGCCAAGGCCGATCTGGTGGGCCACTCCCAGGGCGGCATGATGCCGCGCTGGTACCTGAAGTTCCTCGGCGGCGCCGCCAAGGTCAACGCCCTCGTCGGCATCGCCCCCGACAACCACGGCACCACGCTGGACGGCCTGACCCGGCTCCTGCCCTACTTCCCCGGCGCACAGGACCTGTTGACGCTCGCCACCCCCGGACTCGCGGACCAGATCGCCGGCTCGCCCTTCGTCACCAAGCTCAACCAGGGCGGCGACACCGTACCCGGAGTCCACTACACGGTCATCGCGTCCACGTACGACGAGGTGGTCACCCCCTACCGCTCCCAGTTCCTGAGCGGTCCCGACGTCAACAACGTCCTGATCCAGGACAAGTGCGCGCTCGACCTCTCCGAACACGTGGCGATCGGCCTCACCGACCGCGTCGCCTACCACGAGGTGGCCAACGCGCTGGATCCGGCGCACGCCACCCCCACCACCTGCGCCTCCGTCGTCGGCTGA
- a CDS encoding GNAT family N-acetyltransferase, with protein MNDEIRLARPDDVPRVKEVTDAAYRPYIERIGVVPVPMEADHAADVAAGRVFVAGDPVVGVLVLIAEPDHLFLDSIAVHPDVKGTGLGRRLLHFVDDHARALGLPEVRLYTNAMMWENQKIYPRYGYELVERRVRGPYDRFHYRKVLAPPAGAGQDRD; from the coding sequence ATGAACGATGAGATCCGGCTCGCCCGCCCCGACGACGTACCCCGGGTGAAGGAGGTCACCGACGCCGCCTACCGCCCCTACATCGAACGCATCGGCGTCGTGCCGGTCCCCATGGAGGCCGACCACGCGGCCGACGTGGCGGCGGGGCGGGTCTTCGTCGCGGGCGACCCGGTCGTCGGGGTGCTCGTCCTGATCGCCGAGCCGGACCATCTCTTCCTGGACTCGATCGCCGTCCACCCCGACGTCAAGGGCACGGGCCTGGGACGCAGGCTGCTGCACTTCGTGGACGACCACGCGCGGGCGCTCGGACTGCCCGAAGTCCGGCTCTACACCAACGCGATGATGTGGGAGAACCAGAAGATCTATCCGCGGTACGGATACGAACTCGTCGAGCGGCGGGTGCGAGGCCCGTACGACCGCTTCCACTACCGCAAGGTGCTGGCCCCGCCCGCCGGGGCCGGCCAGGACCGCGACTGA
- a CDS encoding DUF402 domain-containing protein encodes MSTSSAEADARIEIVLVKSGRTKLRYPASVIADDGTRLSVRAPWAADGVRDFGFVRFEPGDVFTEHYWRDRWYAVKEVRDADSVLKGWYCDITRPAVVRDGEVLAEDLDLDLWLSADGATVLRLDEDEFAESGLAERDPEAAARALAALEELELLAKLGRFTSLID; translated from the coding sequence ATGTCCACGAGCTCGGCCGAGGCCGACGCCCGTATCGAGATCGTTCTGGTCAAGTCCGGTCGTACGAAGCTGCGTTACCCCGCGTCGGTGATCGCCGACGACGGAACCCGGCTGAGCGTGCGCGCGCCCTGGGCCGCGGACGGCGTCCGTGACTTCGGCTTCGTACGGTTCGAGCCCGGCGACGTCTTCACCGAGCACTACTGGCGCGACCGCTGGTACGCGGTGAAGGAGGTCCGGGACGCCGACTCGGTGCTCAAGGGCTGGTACTGCGACATCACGCGGCCCGCGGTGGTCCGGGACGGCGAGGTGCTGGCCGAGGACCTGGACCTCGACCTCTGGCTCTCGGCCGACGGCGCGACCGTACTGCGCCTGGACGAGGACGAGTTCGCCGAGAGCGGGCTCGCCGAACGCGACCCCGAGGCGGCGGCCCGCGCGCTGGCCGCCCTGGAGGAGCTCGAACTCCTCGCGAAACTGGGCCGGTTCACCTCGCTGATCGACTGA
- a CDS encoding DNA polymerase Y family protein has translation MILCARFVLADTGAALPALVALAEGLTPVVQALPPEGLLADLAGAEKYFGQDAGQLAAVLRVRALAHLGLDCAIGLAPNPMLAGMAARDAGPGTTRTVRPDEVDRYLATKPVRALDGVGRSTARTLCAYGLDTAGRLAAAPPGTVQRILGARQGRDLQERARGIDRTPVVPNASARSLAAERAFPRDELDPVRHRRALLSLAEELGVRLRGADQVCRSLSLTVRYADRSTTTRTRALREPSAHSPALAEQAYALHSALGLQRARVRGISLRAEGLMAAEHAAHQLTFAPEDERARRIEEVADRARAKFGPHAIIPGSLSKAA, from the coding sequence ATGATCCTCTGTGCACGCTTCGTCCTCGCCGACACGGGAGCGGCGCTCCCCGCGCTGGTCGCCCTCGCCGAGGGACTCACCCCGGTCGTCCAGGCCCTGCCACCCGAGGGCCTCCTCGCCGACCTCGCGGGCGCCGAGAAGTACTTCGGGCAGGACGCCGGACAGCTCGCCGCCGTCCTGCGGGTCCGCGCCCTCGCCCACCTCGGCCTGGACTGCGCGATCGGTCTCGCGCCCAACCCGATGCTGGCCGGGATGGCCGCCCGGGACGCCGGACCCGGCACCACCCGCACGGTGCGCCCCGACGAGGTGGACCGCTACCTCGCCACGAAACCGGTCCGCGCGCTCGACGGCGTCGGCCGCTCGACCGCCCGCACCCTGTGCGCGTACGGCCTCGACACGGCGGGGCGCCTCGCCGCGGCCCCGCCCGGCACCGTCCAGCGGATCCTCGGCGCCCGGCAGGGCCGCGACCTCCAGGAGCGCGCCCGCGGCATCGACCGCACCCCCGTCGTGCCGAACGCCTCGGCGCGCTCGCTCGCGGCCGAACGGGCTTTCCCCCGCGACGAGTTGGACCCGGTACGCCATCGCAGGGCGCTGCTCTCCCTCGCGGAGGAGCTGGGCGTCCGGCTGCGCGGCGCCGACCAGGTGTGCCGTTCCCTCAGCCTCACCGTGCGCTACGCCGACCGGTCCACCACCACCCGCACCCGCGCCCTGCGCGAGCCGTCGGCCCACTCGCCCGCGCTGGCCGAGCAGGCCTACGCCCTCCACTCGGCCCTCGGTCTGCAACGGGCCAGGGTGCGCGGCATCTCCCTGCGCGCCGAGGGGCTCATGGCGGCCGAACACGCCGCGCACCAGCTGACGTTCGCCCCCGAGGACGAGCGGGCCCGTCGCATCGAGGAGGTGGCCGACCGGGCCCGGGCCAAGTTCGGCCCCCACGCCATCATCCCGGGATCACTGTCGAAGGCGGCCTGA
- a CDS encoding DUF5925 domain-containing protein: MSAHPEAALPIRLTMDDSDSPSDVVDALFLGRFATGEQPFSHSSSIDRVKKGLTLLPPAAKVLRAARDDDRSATLAEGPGWTLLVSRWNRGADVTVTATSEELAEQVLKQATDGAEDEPEPQPENVTMGFWYVSPRRGPHRTTRQIAAGTWDEVRPNYTAPVADALDRLMKMTPDDIAGRLLLLHGPPGTGKTSALRTLARSWRDWCQVDCVLDPERLFNDVGYLMDIAIGEDDGSAKGRWRLLLLEDCDELIRGEAKHTAGQALSRLLNLTDGLLGQGRNVLVGVTTNEDLERLHPAVVRPGRCLARIEVGPLTRSEAVGWLGTEEGVAHDGATLAELYALRRGTSPASVPDQRAGADAGLYL; this comes from the coding sequence ATGTCCGCACACCCTGAGGCCGCGCTGCCGATTCGGCTGACCATGGACGACAGCGACTCACCGTCCGACGTCGTCGACGCCCTCTTCCTCGGCCGCTTCGCCACGGGCGAGCAGCCGTTCTCGCACAGCTCCTCCATCGACCGGGTCAAGAAGGGCCTCACTCTGCTGCCGCCCGCCGCGAAGGTGCTGCGCGCCGCCCGCGACGACGACCGCAGCGCGACGCTCGCGGAGGGCCCGGGCTGGACCCTGCTCGTCTCGCGCTGGAACCGGGGCGCGGACGTCACCGTGACCGCGACCAGCGAGGAGCTGGCCGAGCAGGTACTGAAACAGGCCACCGACGGCGCCGAGGACGAGCCGGAGCCACAGCCCGAGAACGTCACGATGGGCTTCTGGTACGTGTCGCCCCGGCGCGGCCCGCACCGCACGACGCGGCAGATCGCGGCGGGCACCTGGGACGAGGTGCGGCCCAACTACACGGCGCCGGTGGCCGACGCGCTCGACCGCCTGATGAAGATGACCCCGGACGACATCGCGGGGCGGCTGCTCCTGCTGCACGGGCCGCCCGGCACCGGCAAGACCTCGGCGCTGCGCACGCTGGCCCGGTCCTGGCGCGACTGGTGCCAGGTGGACTGTGTGCTCGACCCCGAGCGGCTCTTCAACGACGTCGGCTATCTGATGGACATCGCGATCGGCGAGGACGACGGCAGCGCGAAGGGCCGCTGGCGCCTGCTGCTCCTGGAGGACTGCGACGAGTTGATCCGCGGCGAGGCCAAACACACGGCGGGCCAGGCCCTTTCGAGGCTGCTCAACCTGACCGACGGCCTGCTCGGCCAGGGCCGCAACGTGCTGGTCGGCGTCACGACCAACGAGGACCTGGAGCGCCTGCACCCGGCGGTGGTCCGGCCCGGCCGCTGTCTGGCCCGTATCGAGGTCGGCCCGCTGACCCGGTCGGAGGCGGTCGGCTGGCTCGGCACGGAGGAGGGCGTCGCCCATGACGGCGCCACCCTGGCCGAGCTGTACGCACTGCGCCGAGGCACTTCCCCGGCCTCGGTCCCGGACCAGCGCGCGGGGGCGGACGCGGGGCTGTATCTGTAG
- a CDS encoding serine/threonine-protein kinase has translation MSEVPGSEQRLIAGRYRLLSPLGRGGMGVVWRARDEVLGREVAVKEVRAPAALDAAEEARLYARLEREAWAAARVSHRNVVTVYDVATEDGRPWIVMELVRGLALSDVLDAEGPLSPQRTARIGAEVLAALRSAHDAGVLHRDVKPANVLLANDGRVVLTDFGIATVAGTQTLTLTGEVVGSPEFLAPERALGRTPGPASDLWSLGVLLYAAVEGNSPFRHDTPLSTLRAVVDDALPPPRRAGPLAPVIEGLLRKDPAERPPVEEAEHQLRLVAAGGTVRPVPGRFEATTVAVGPPAMAPTSVLPRPAAGSTGAGTVTTGEDDGRRQHTGAVVLAGVVVLLLVLGFLVYALVRDKGRDDGGGSPSASRAPSLPHSAPPATGGGTPAGTSPAPSPSTSGASPSPSPSSPPPQSVEVDLHVVRGSYQGRCPAPSASAPSMVAAFTVGRTPADVEYRWVTRDGRSGDPAWQTLSFASGGPRTRQVAHTESPSRSGSNEVHVEVRGPVKASSGAVAYRVTCEEETPTGGASSSSSPTGSASPSG, from the coding sequence GTGAGCGAAGTGCCGGGCAGTGAGCAGCGATTGATCGCGGGGCGCTACCGGCTCCTCTCGCCCCTGGGCCGGGGCGGCATGGGCGTGGTGTGGCGCGCGCGGGACGAGGTCCTGGGGCGCGAGGTCGCCGTCAAGGAGGTCCGAGCGCCCGCCGCGCTGGACGCCGCCGAGGAGGCACGGCTGTACGCGCGCCTGGAGCGGGAGGCGTGGGCGGCGGCCCGGGTCTCGCACCGCAATGTGGTGACGGTGTACGACGTGGCGACCGAGGACGGCCGGCCGTGGATCGTCATGGAGCTGGTGCGCGGGCTCGCCCTGTCGGACGTACTGGACGCGGAGGGGCCGTTGAGCCCGCAGCGCACCGCGCGGATCGGCGCCGAGGTGCTCGCCGCGCTGCGCTCCGCACACGACGCGGGGGTGCTGCACCGCGATGTGAAACCGGCGAACGTGCTGCTCGCCAACGACGGCCGGGTGGTCCTGACCGACTTCGGCATCGCGACGGTGGCGGGGACCCAGACGCTCACCCTGACCGGCGAAGTCGTCGGGTCGCCCGAATTCCTCGCCCCCGAGCGGGCGTTGGGGCGCACGCCCGGGCCCGCCTCGGACCTGTGGTCGCTGGGTGTGCTCCTGTACGCGGCGGTCGAGGGCAACTCCCCGTTCCGCCACGACACCCCGCTGTCCACGCTGCGGGCGGTGGTCGACGACGCACTGCCGCCGCCGCGCCGGGCGGGCCCGCTGGCTCCGGTCATCGAGGGTCTGCTGCGGAAGGACCCGGCGGAGCGACCGCCTGTCGAAGAGGCGGAGCACCAGTTGCGGCTGGTCGCGGCGGGCGGCACGGTGCGCCCGGTGCCGGGCCGCTTCGAGGCCACGACGGTGGCGGTCGGGCCGCCCGCGATGGCGCCGACGTCCGTACTGCCGCGGCCCGCGGCCGGATCCACCGGCGCCGGCACGGTCACGACCGGCGAGGACGACGGCCGTCGGCAGCACACCGGGGCGGTGGTGCTGGCCGGGGTGGTGGTGCTGCTGCTCGTGCTGGGTTTCCTGGTGTACGCGCTGGTGCGGGACAAGGGGCGCGATGACGGCGGGGGTTCGCCGAGCGCCTCGCGCGCGCCCTCCCTTCCGCACTCCGCGCCGCCCGCGACCGGCGGCGGCACGCCCGCGGGCACGTCTCCCGCCCCTTCCCCGTCCACCAGCGGCGCCTCCCCGAGCCCCTCCCCCTCGTCGCCGCCCCCGCAGTCGGTGGAGGTCGACCTGCACGTCGTGCGCGGGAGTTACCAGGGGCGCTGCCCGGCGCCGAGCGCGTCGGCGCCCTCGATGGTCGCCGCGTTCACGGTGGGCCGGACACCGGCGGACGTGGAGTACCGCTGGGTCACCCGGGACGGCCGTTCCGGCGACCCGGCCTGGCAGACGCTCTCCTTCGCCTCGGGCGGGCCGAGGACCCGGCAGGTCGCGCACACCGAGTCGCCGTCGCGCAGCGGTTCCAACGAGGTCCATGTCGAGGTGCGCGGGCCGGTGAAGGCGTCGTCCGGTGCGGTGGCGTACCGGGTGACGTGCGAGGAGGAGACCCCGACGGGCGGGGCCTCCTCCTCTTCCTCACCGACGGGCTCGGCTTCGCCCTCCGGCTGA
- a CDS encoding ABC transporter permease, with protein MSSLAYDSTALLGRQLQRIKHAPGVLILTQTMPITMLLFFGYVFGSALAVPGEQYRAYLVPGLVVATAANGLMTGMFQAAQDSHRGVMDRLRTLPMSRAAVPVGQSAADLLTTALGMIPLMLVGLAVGWRIERGIAGALGAFGLVMLLRLATTWAGSFLGLLTRSEEAAGQLGSATFILPLLSNAYIPTDRLPGWLRTIAEWNPISAVASAVRDLCGNASPAADAAWPVAHPVAGSLAWCAVLLVVFVPLSVRRYARSGR; from the coding sequence ATGAGTTCGCTCGCCTACGACAGCACGGCCCTGCTCGGCCGCCAGCTCCAGCGCATCAAGCACGCGCCGGGGGTGCTGATCCTCACCCAGACCATGCCGATCACGATGCTGCTGTTCTTCGGCTACGTCTTCGGCAGCGCGCTCGCGGTACCGGGCGAGCAGTACCGCGCCTATCTGGTGCCCGGCCTGGTGGTGGCGACGGCGGCCAACGGCCTGATGACCGGGATGTTCCAAGCCGCGCAGGACTCGCACCGCGGGGTGATGGACCGGCTGCGCACCCTGCCGATGAGCCGGGCCGCGGTGCCGGTCGGCCAGAGCGCGGCCGACCTGCTGACCACCGCGCTCGGCATGATTCCGCTGATGCTGGTGGGACTCGCGGTGGGCTGGCGGATCGAGCGGGGGATTGCGGGCGCGCTCGGCGCCTTCGGGCTGGTGATGCTGCTCCGCCTCGCGACGACCTGGGCGGGCTCGTTCCTCGGGCTGCTCACCCGCAGCGAGGAGGCCGCGGGCCAGCTCGGCTCGGCGACCTTCATCCTGCCGCTCCTGTCGAACGCGTACATCCCCACCGACCGGCTCCCCGGCTGGCTGCGCACCATCGCCGAGTGGAACCCGATCAGCGCGGTCGCCTCGGCCGTCCGCGACCTCTGCGGCAACGCCTCGCCCGCCGCTGACGCCGCCTGGCCCGTCGCCCACCCGGTGGCGGGCTCGCTCGCCTGGTGCGCCGTGCTGCTGGTGGTCTTCGTGCCGCTCTCGGTACGCCGCTACGCGCGCTCGGGCCGCTGA